The Terriglobia bacterium genome has a segment encoding these proteins:
- a CDS encoding amidase has protein sequence MSSSSKLSAGELPLLDLSEASRAVQKKEVSPVELTEACLERIEKLNPRLNAFITVTGTAALEDARKAEAEIARGEWKGPLHGIPLAVKDLIETAGVKTTAVSAVLQDNVPNSDAEVIRRLKSAGAILLGKLNLHEFAYGGSGVIGHFGPARNPWNTAHVTGGSSSGSAAAVAACLCYGAIGTDTAGSIRLPAACCGITGLKPTYGLVSARGVIPLSWSLDHVGPMARTAADAALMLQAVAAYDAQDVGSQKFPPVYYPSAIEESTAALRLGIAREFWNEVDGEIASAVNSAADTLAKITAGAQDIELSTETDRTLVRCEAYAYHQKYLPGNEKDYDPETLRRIRSGADVTAPQYIQAQRELLQQRRQILQIFESVDLILTPTTPLLAPTFSELQAAPDQLRNKEMIMLRNTRPFNVYGLPSISLSCGFSKSGLPIGLQIIGAPGAEGSVLALAHAYQKQTDWHKQKPLVE, from the coding sequence ATGTCCTCTTCCTCAAAACTCTCTGCCGGCGAACTGCCGCTGCTTGATTTATCTGAAGCCAGCCGGGCGGTGCAGAAAAAAGAAGTTTCTCCTGTTGAACTCACTGAAGCCTGCCTTGAACGAATCGAAAAGCTCAATCCCAGGCTGAACGCTTTCATCACTGTCACCGGCACCGCAGCGTTGGAAGATGCCCGCAAAGCTGAAGCTGAGATCGCCCGTGGAGAATGGAAAGGGCCGCTGCATGGCATTCCACTCGCTGTAAAAGACCTGATCGAAACTGCCGGAGTAAAAACCACCGCTGTCAGCGCTGTGCTGCAAGACAATGTTCCAAACTCGGACGCTGAAGTTATTCGCCGCTTGAAATCTGCCGGCGCAATCCTGCTGGGCAAACTCAACCTGCACGAATTCGCTTACGGTGGCAGCGGCGTAATTGGCCACTTTGGCCCAGCGCGCAATCCGTGGAACACCGCGCACGTTACTGGCGGATCATCTTCCGGCTCGGCTGCGGCCGTGGCAGCATGCCTTTGCTACGGAGCCATTGGAACAGATACGGCGGGCTCCATCCGCCTGCCTGCCGCCTGCTGTGGAATCACCGGACTAAAACCGACGTATGGACTGGTAAGCGCGCGCGGCGTGATTCCTCTTTCCTGGTCGCTTGATCATGTTGGTCCCATGGCGCGTACCGCCGCCGACGCTGCGTTGATGCTTCAGGCCGTCGCCGCTTATGACGCGCAGGACGTTGGTAGCCAGAAGTTTCCTCCTGTTTATTATCCGTCTGCCATTGAAGAGAGCACTGCCGCACTGCGCCTTGGCATTGCGCGGGAGTTCTGGAATGAAGTCGATGGAGAAATTGCCAGCGCAGTCAACTCTGCCGCAGACACGCTCGCCAAAATAACGGCCGGCGCGCAAGACATTGAACTATCCACAGAAACAGATCGCACGCTCGTCCGTTGTGAAGCCTATGCGTACCATCAGAAATATCTGCCGGGAAATGAAAAAGATTACGATCCGGAAACCCTGAGGCGCATCCGCAGCGGGGCCGACGTAACCGCGCCGCAATATATCCAGGCACAGCGCGAATTGTTGCAGCAGCGTCGCCAGATATTGCAGATATTTGAAAGCGTCGATCTCATCTTGACCCCAACGACACCCCTGCTGGCGCCAACCTTCAGCGAACTTCAGGCCGCGCCTGACCAGCTTCGCAATAAAGAGATGATCATGTTGCGAAATACGCGGCCTTTCAACGTCTATGGACTTCCATCGATTTCATTGAGCTGCGGCTTCTCAAAATCTGGTTTGCCAATTGGACTGCAAATCATCGGAGCGCCCGGAGCTGAAGGTTCGGTGCTGGCGCTGGCGCATGCCTACCAAAAACAGACCGATTGGCATAAGCAAAAGCCTCTCGTTGAATAG
- a CDS encoding HlyD family efflux transporter periplasmic adaptor subunit, translating to MDIVRDESVKKRKRQKQGAMIVVAVIAILGATLGVSRLKPALQGVDAGTIWPDTVKRGSMLRQVRGLGSLVPIPDDVRLIPAETDVRVERIVILPGTPVKADSVIMELSNPQVEQEALNADLDLRSAEAEYHNTKAKIDSDLASLRSGAATVEADYENAKRDADQNRELKKIGVVSDSVLKASLSKEKELATRYKIEQDRIAESTKAIETQLAVQQATIDQKKALAQLKHRQKDALKVRAGIPGVLQEVPVQVGQRATQGTILAKVVQPEHLQAELKIPETQAKDIIIGQKAEIDTHNGVVDGTVSRIDPAVQAGTVTVDVKLDGPPPKGARPDLSVDGTITQEKLENVLYVGRPAFGQEKSTVGMFKLDPDEKTATRVKVELGRSSVNTIEIVGGLKEGDKVILSDMSRYDNQDRIKLEK from the coding sequence ATGGATATAGTACGCGACGAATCGGTGAAGAAGAGAAAGCGCCAGAAGCAGGGGGCCATGATCGTGGTGGCCGTGATTGCGATTCTGGGCGCTACGTTAGGTGTTTCCAGACTCAAGCCAGCCCTGCAGGGCGTTGATGCTGGAACGATTTGGCCGGACACGGTGAAACGCGGCTCAATGCTGCGGCAGGTCCGAGGCCTGGGATCATTAGTGCCAATTCCGGACGATGTCCGTCTGATTCCAGCGGAGACAGACGTTCGCGTGGAACGGATTGTGATCCTGCCTGGCACGCCGGTAAAGGCAGATTCGGTCATCATGGAGCTTTCAAATCCTCAAGTGGAGCAGGAAGCCCTGAATGCGGACCTGGATTTACGCTCGGCCGAAGCTGAATATCACAATACCAAGGCAAAGATCGATAGCGATCTGGCAAGTCTGCGCTCTGGCGCCGCGACGGTTGAGGCAGACTACGAAAATGCCAAGCGCGATGCCGACCAGAACAGGGAACTGAAAAAGATTGGCGTAGTTTCTGATTCAGTCTTAAAGGCTTCTTTGAGCAAGGAAAAAGAGCTGGCCACGCGCTACAAGATTGAACAGGACCGGATTGCCGAAAGCACCAAGGCCATTGAGACGCAACTGGCAGTGCAACAGGCGACCATCGACCAGAAAAAGGCGCTGGCGCAATTGAAGCATCGGCAGAAAGACGCGTTGAAAGTCCGCGCCGGCATTCCCGGTGTCTTGCAGGAAGTACCTGTACAAGTTGGACAGCGAGCGACGCAGGGAACGATCCTGGCAAAAGTGGTGCAGCCGGAACACCTTCAGGCGGAGTTGAAGATTCCTGAAACGCAGGCCAAGGACATCATTATCGGCCAGAAGGCAGAGATTGATACCCACAACGGCGTGGTTGACGGCACGGTTTCACGCATTGATCCTGCGGTACAGGCGGGCACGGTTACAGTCGATGTGAAGCTGGATGGTCCACCGCCAAAAGGCGCCCGTCCGGACTTGAGCGTGGATGGAACGATCACGCAGGAAAAGCTGGAAAATGTACTCTATGTGGGCCGGCCGGCTTTTGGGCAGGAAAAGAGTACAGTAGGAATGTTCAAACTTGATCCGGACGAGAAGACCGCGACCAGAGTGAAAGTGGAATTGGGGCGCAGTTCCGTGAATACAATTGAGATTGTGGGCGGGCTGAAGGAAGGTGATAAAGTAATCCTTTCCGACATGTCCCGTTACGACAATCAGGATCGAATCAAGCTGGAAAAATAA
- a CDS encoding histone deacetylase produces the protein MEKNTSRPRIFSTDQYKITLPEGHKFPVLKYGMLRQMVEKEGLFQLEQSPLADPETVSLAHDPDYVTQFTAGTLPPAAMRRIGLPWSEVFVNRALASVGGTVSASLSALEHGWGATLGGGTHHAFRSEGAGFCVFNDIAVAIQLLRKRGLIRRASVIDLDVHQGDGTAEIFQDDPDVFTLSIHGESNFPFRKKKSRLDVPLPDGVEDAAYLRHLDEVLPAAFGFKPDIVFYQSGVDPLASDVLGRLSLTHEGLIARDRRVFSAALSFGAPFVLTSGGGYSRPIERSAVAHANTYRTAWEMFSPTLK, from the coding sequence ATGGAAAAAAACACCTCTCGCCCCCGGATCTTCTCCACTGATCAATATAAGATTACGCTTCCTGAAGGTCATAAGTTCCCAGTTTTAAAGTACGGTATGCTCCGCCAGATGGTTGAGAAGGAAGGTCTTTTCCAGCTGGAGCAATCGCCCCTGGCCGATCCTGAAACCGTATCCCTGGCTCATGATCCGGATTACGTCACTCAGTTTACCGCCGGCACTCTGCCGCCGGCAGCCATGCGGCGCATTGGCCTTCCCTGGTCAGAAGTCTTTGTAAACCGTGCATTGGCATCTGTGGGAGGGACCGTCAGCGCATCTCTTTCCGCTCTGGAACACGGTTGGGGAGCCACGCTGGGCGGAGGAACACACCACGCCTTCCGCTCTGAAGGCGCGGGATTCTGTGTGTTCAATGACATTGCTGTCGCCATTCAGTTGCTGAGAAAGCGTGGCCTTATTCGTCGCGCTTCCGTTATCGATCTTGATGTTCATCAGGGTGACGGCACGGCAGAGATCTTTCAGGATGATCCTGATGTCTTTACGCTCTCCATCCACGGTGAAAGCAATTTCCCTTTTCGCAAGAAAAAGAGCCGCCTTGATGTGCCCTTGCCCGATGGAGTTGAAGACGCTGCTTATCTTCGCCACCTTGATGAAGTTCTTCCCGCCGCTTTTGGCTTTAAACCGGACATCGTCTTCTATCAGTCGGGCGTCGATCCTCTTGCGTCCGATGTTCTTGGCCGCCTCTCACTCACGCACGAAGGACTGATCGCGCGCGACCGTAGAGTTTTTTCCGCTGCGCTCAGTTTCGGCGCGCCGTTTGTTCTTACTTCCGGCGGAGGCTATTCGCGACCCATTGAACGCAGCGCTGTGGCGCATGCCAACACCTATCGCACGGCGTGGGAGATGTTTAGCCCGACGCTCAAGTAA
- a CDS encoding site-specific integrase translates to MGIDRNSSVIIGPVTELPTEKHAWAVSQKKRYTLMEQDRGVTLSNLIERYKVESLDVRHSTRAAYLSRLNCHIIPNWGDQAIANIDPLEVQRRINSFAIAKKTKLHIKAQMHRLFEFAMKCKLIEFQRNPMLFVEIRGFRQRVRKKQVLTPEPFQILLGDADLRLQLMMTLACCLGLRPSEFLGLQWPDLDVDRGVLAVSRSITGLHVEATKTPDSEDEIALDPDVLALLLRWKEQCPDSADHWLFPNVDTGRPFHADSLRDDHLHPAGQTIGIPNLGWYAFRHTYRTILDDEGTPIGVQQKLMRHSDVRTTMNHYGTAYEKTKRQANTLVAGRLLPESMKAASRATIH, encoded by the coding sequence ATGGGCATCGATCGCAATTCGAGTGTGATCATTGGGCCTGTAACTGAGCTGCCTACGGAAAAACACGCCTGGGCAGTCTCGCAAAAGAAGCGGTATACCCTGATGGAGCAAGATCGAGGGGTAACGCTCTCAAATCTCATCGAGCGTTACAAGGTAGAATCACTGGACGTGCGGCATTCGACGCGCGCCGCCTACCTGTCCCGCCTTAACTGCCACATCATTCCGAACTGGGGTGATCAGGCAATCGCCAATATCGATCCGCTGGAAGTACAGCGGAGAATCAACAGCTTTGCAATTGCCAAAAAAACAAAATTACATATCAAAGCCCAGATGCATCGGCTTTTTGAATTTGCCATGAAATGCAAACTGATCGAGTTCCAGCGAAATCCGATGTTGTTTGTCGAGATTCGTGGATTTCGTCAGCGAGTGCGCAAAAAGCAGGTGCTTACTCCAGAACCGTTCCAAATACTGCTGGGCGATGCCGATCTCCGGCTACAGCTCATGATGACACTCGCGTGCTGCCTTGGGCTACGACCGAGCGAGTTTCTGGGGTTGCAGTGGCCTGATCTGGACGTGGACCGCGGTGTGTTGGCGGTATCACGTTCTATCACCGGGCTGCATGTGGAAGCCACGAAGACACCGGACTCAGAGGATGAGATCGCGCTTGATCCTGATGTCCTAGCTCTTCTGCTGCGGTGGAAGGAGCAATGTCCTGATTCTGCTGATCATTGGCTCTTTCCAAACGTCGATACCGGCAGGCCGTTCCATGCCGATTCGCTGAGAGACGATCATCTGCACCCTGCAGGGCAGACGATTGGCATCCCAAATCTCGGATGGTATGCCTTCCGGCATACTTACCGGACAATCCTCGACGACGAGGGAACTCCGATTGGTGTGCAGCAGAAGCTGATGCGCCACTCGGACGTGAGAACGACCATGAACCACTACGGTACTGCTTACGAAAAAACCAAACGCCAGGCCAATACGCTGGTGGCCGGCAGACTGCTGCCCGAGAGCATGAAAGCAGCATCAAGAGCAACGATTCATTAA
- a CDS encoding CocE/NonD family hydrolase, translating to MRTKIALLFLAIICLGNQDLLAQPSAMASPTLALSMPVVSQSAPSDSHSIVGDWNGELDVQGQKLRLVLHFKKNSDGKLLGAIDSLDQGANGIPVSSVDQTGDNVRLDLAGIAAGYEGKLNSERTEITGEWKQGGNALPLIFKRAGDKTADQKTPKGLPATLAGFEDQANFSLVVNEEHLGSMQSTWKKDGSFESHAAISLAGQKAEVTTRIVPEADGRWKTITLESAVGTIMLKREGSSVTRTFKDKTTTLETREGVVIFENNSPALVSQAIRAYDRSKGGTQKLPLLVLPGKDVEVTLEAKETAEHAIAGKDLTLTKFLYGLPGLDLFVWADSAAKVYLIEVPAQKAAFVREGYEALRKAEAADPSLSAAKYEVAIDRSVAVPMRDGVKLVADIYRPQGLEKAPIILVRTPYKKEMAELQARFYARRGYIYAVQDCRGRFGSGGVWEPFVNEAKDGYDTIEWLAKQPFSDGKVGMIGGSYLGWVQWWAASEHPPHLVTMIPNVAPPDPFYNVPYEYGAFFLEGAIWWADILESGATADISGVAMSKIGEKKYSKLLRALPVIDLDKSVLGKENPYWRKWIQHPNNDEYWKPANFLDRLKDVNIPVFHQSGWFDGDGIGTKLNYLKMESYKHPSQKLTIGPWGHTDTAGRMIGERDFGEKAIIDLQRDYLRWFDHWLKGVDNGIEKEPLVSLFVMGSNKWLHGQTYPLEVTKPQKLYLSSSGNANTAKGDGRLSFEAPAANAKPDHFAYDPGDPTPDPRAYEESKDDAKKTRSVDERKKEAQGYHQKTIDERKDILVYVTAPLTKPLTFAGPISAVLYAASSAQDTDWFISMSEVDKDGKIFPLGIGKIRARFRKSMSAPQLLKPGEVNEYTLDLWHTGITISEGSRLRIEVSSALFPFFSRNLNTGGHNETETKYVTAQQTIYHSQKYPSHILLPVIPEP from the coding sequence ATGCGGACGAAAATAGCCCTGCTGTTCCTGGCAATCATTTGCCTTGGCAATCAAGACTTGCTCGCTCAACCATCGGCCATGGCGTCTCCCACTCTGGCACTTTCAATGCCCGTTGTCTCACAAAGCGCACCCTCAGACAGCCACAGTATTGTCGGAGACTGGAACGGTGAACTCGATGTCCAGGGACAAAAACTTCGTCTCGTCCTTCACTTCAAAAAGAATTCAGATGGCAAGCTACTTGGGGCAATTGACAGTCTCGATCAGGGTGCGAACGGAATTCCTGTCTCTTCTGTGGATCAGACAGGCGACAACGTAAGGCTCGATCTTGCCGGAATTGCCGCTGGCTATGAAGGGAAGCTCAATTCCGAGCGCACGGAGATCACTGGCGAATGGAAGCAGGGCGGTAATGCCTTGCCGCTGATCTTCAAGCGCGCTGGCGATAAGACCGCTGATCAGAAGACACCCAAGGGACTGCCTGCCACATTGGCGGGCTTTGAAGACCAGGCGAATTTCTCTTTGGTGGTGAATGAGGAGCACCTGGGCTCCATGCAAAGCACATGGAAAAAAGACGGCAGCTTTGAGAGCCATGCCGCTATTAGCCTGGCCGGTCAAAAAGCGGAAGTAACAACGCGAATCGTCCCTGAGGCAGATGGCCGCTGGAAGACAATTACATTGGAATCGGCGGTCGGCACGATCATGCTGAAGCGTGAAGGCAGTTCGGTCACCCGGACGTTCAAAGACAAGACCACCACCTTGGAGACGCGCGAAGGCGTCGTGATCTTTGAAAATAATTCTCCCGCGCTGGTGAGCCAGGCAATTCGCGCGTATGACCGATCTAAAGGTGGCACGCAGAAGCTTCCTTTGCTTGTTTTACCCGGTAAAGACGTTGAGGTTACGCTGGAAGCAAAGGAAACGGCAGAACATGCCATCGCCGGCAAAGACCTTACCCTCACAAAATTTCTCTATGGCCTTCCTGGCCTCGACCTTTTTGTATGGGCGGACAGCGCCGCCAAAGTTTATTTGATCGAGGTGCCGGCGCAGAAGGCTGCATTCGTTCGCGAAGGTTACGAGGCATTGCGCAAGGCTGAGGCCGCCGACCCTTCCCTCTCCGCCGCAAAGTATGAAGTCGCTATTGACCGGAGCGTGGCCGTGCCAATGCGTGACGGCGTCAAGCTGGTGGCAGATATTTATCGTCCGCAGGGTTTGGAGAAAGCTCCGATCATTTTGGTACGCACGCCTTACAAAAAAGAAATGGCTGAACTGCAGGCACGCTTTTATGCCCGGCGCGGCTACATTTACGCGGTGCAGGATTGCCGCGGCCGCTTCGGTTCCGGCGGCGTTTGGGAGCCTTTTGTCAATGAGGCAAAGGACGGGTATGACACGATTGAATGGCTGGCAAAGCAGCCATTCTCTGACGGCAAAGTTGGAATGATTGGAGGGTCCTATCTCGGGTGGGTGCAGTGGTGGGCCGCCAGCGAGCATCCGCCGCATCTGGTAACCATGATCCCAAACGTCGCTCCTCCAGATCCGTTCTATAACGTTCCTTATGAGTACGGCGCATTTTTTCTTGAAGGAGCAATCTGGTGGGCGGACATACTGGAGAGCGGAGCAACTGCCGACATCTCCGGAGTTGCCATGAGCAAGATTGGTGAAAAGAAATATTCCAAACTGCTGCGCGCCCTGCCTGTGATCGATCTCGACAAGTCCGTCTTGGGAAAGGAAAATCCCTATTGGCGCAAATGGATTCAGCATCCGAACAACGACGAATACTGGAAGCCCGCTAACTTTCTTGACCGGCTCAAGGATGTGAACATTCCTGTGTTTCATCAATCAGGCTGGTTTGATGGCGACGGAATCGGAACAAAGCTGAACTATTTGAAGATGGAGAGCTACAAGCATCCCAGCCAGAAATTGACGATCGGTCCGTGGGGACACACGGACACGGCGGGGCGCATGATCGGCGAGCGCGATTTCGGCGAGAAAGCCATCATCGATCTGCAGCGAGATTACCTGCGCTGGTTCGATCACTGGCTCAAAGGCGTTGACAACGGGATCGAAAAAGAACCGCTGGTCAGCCTCTTTGTGATGGGTTCAAATAAATGGTTGCACGGCCAGACATATCCGTTGGAGGTAACCAAGCCGCAGAAACTTTATCTTTCGAGCAGCGGCAATGCCAATACCGCAAAGGGTGACGGCCGCCTTTCTTTTGAGGCGCCGGCAGCCAACGCAAAGCCGGATCACTTCGCCTACGATCCCGGCGATCCAACTCCGGATCCGCGGGCCTATGAAGAGTCCAAGGATGACGCCAAGAAGACCCGCTCCGTTGACGAACGCAAGAAAGAAGCGCAGGGCTATCATCAGAAGACGATTGATGAGCGCAAAGACATTCTTGTATATGTAACCGCCCCTCTCACCAAACCACTCACCTTTGCCGGGCCGATATCCGCTGTGCTGTATGCCGCCTCGTCGGCGCAAGATACAGATTGGTTCATTAGCATGTCTGAGGTAGATAAAGATGGCAAGATTTTTCCGCTCGGCATCGGCAAGATCAGGGCTCGTTTCCGCAAATCAATGTCCGCGCCGCAGTTGCTTAAACCGGGTGAAGTAAACGAATACACTCTCGATCTTTGGCACACTGGAATCACCATATCGGAAGGGTCACGTCTGAGGATTGAAGTGTCCAGCGCATTGTTTCCGTTCTTCTCACGCAACCTGAATACTGGCGGGCACAATGAAACCGAAACGAAATACGTTACCGCCCAACAAACCATTTATCACAGCCAGAAATATCCTTCGCACATTCTGCTGCCGGTGATTCCGGAACCATGA